GACTACGATTTCTGCTGTGAAGGAGGATGCTGAAACTGCTCTTAAAGTGAAAGACTGGGAAGTGCGGATGTTCCAAAATGAAGTGGCTGCCATCCAAGGAATTAGAATTAGGAGAAGACCCCCCACTGGCCCTCCTTTGCACTACGTTGGACCCTTTGAGTTTCGGATTCAGAATGAGGGCAATACTCCGCGCAACATTTTAGAGGAAATTGTGTGGCACAAGGATGCCGAGGTTTCGCAATTGAAAGAGAGAAAACCACTTGCTATGCTCAAGAAAGCCCTTGACAACGCTCCACCCGCTAGAGATTTTATTGGAGCTCTTAGGGCTGCCCACGAACGGACTGGTCTTCCCGGTTTGATTGCTGAAGTAAAGAAGGCTTCTCCCAGCAGAGGAATCCTCAGAGAGGATTTTGATCCTGTAACTATATCCAACACTCTCATAATTTGGTTTTTCGATTGtttcaattgtttttaattattttctaaactTTTTGTTTTGATGTTTCTGCTGATAGGTTGAGATTGCTCGAGCTTACGAGCGAGGTGGAGCAGCATGCCTCAGTGTTTTAACTGATGAGAAGTATTTTAAGGTATACTTGAGTTTATCCTGTATTCTCAAATGTTAATTTGAAGCTAAAGatggttttttaaaatcttttttatatctAACTTGCTTTTGATCTCATCGCTTAAAGGGaagctttgaaaatttggaggcaATAAGGAGTGCTGGAGTAAAGGTTTGTACTGTCACTTGTTTTGCTCAGTTTCTAATATTGGCCTTGTGATAGTTCTAATGCTAGTCAAATTTCCAGTGCCCTTTACTGTGCAAGGAATTCATTATTGATGCGTGGCAGATCTATTATGCCCGGTGTAAGGGTGCAGATGCAATTCTTTTGATTGCTGCTGTTTTGCCAGATCTTGACATCAAATACATGACTAAGATCTGCAAGATGCTTGGTTTGGCTGCACTTGTGGAGGTTTAAATGCTATTATTTATTGTATCCAATATTACTTCTGCTTCTAAAAGTATTTGATATGGGATATCTATTGCTAAATGCTGAAACATAGATATCTAGGCAAATTAGATACTTTTGTACAAACTTAATCCTGCAGTTAATAATGAACTATTTCAACGTTGTAGTCTGAAAAATGGTATAAATATAAAGATGATTGAATGTTTTTGTATGTTGTTGTTTAATCCTAGGTTCATGATGAGAAGGAAATGGATCGTGTTCTTGGCATAGAGGGGATAGAACTTATTGGTATCAACAATCGTAACCTTggtaagattttattttattcataaatttgttTGTCTATGGATCTTATATCCTTGCACTGTTATTTTTTATCCTCTTAAATTAGTCTGAAACATTGGCTTGGTATATTGATAAAACAAAGTCACTTACCTGTCATTTTCTCTTGTCTATAGAAACATTTGAGGTTGACATTAGTAATACTAAGAAACTTCTTGAAGGAGAGCGTGGCCAAAAGATTCATCAAAAAGACATAATTGTAAGGGTCTTTTAACTAGTATTATGACTACTTGCTAATAGAGATATGTTACACCTTGCCcaagtggttttttttttttaaaaaaaattgtggttAAAGGTAAATTCTGTTGAGTGATGTTATTGCTATTGCTAACTTTTTTGTGTTCCTTTGGACTCTTGCAGGTAGTTGGTGAATCTGCTCTATTTACTCCTGATGATATTGCATTTGTACAAGAAGCTGGTGCCAAAGCTGTAAGTTTCAAGTTTTACACTCTTAACCACTGAATCAAGATTTCTGGACATATTTTTTTCCCGAagaacaaatattattttatttgagacAAATATCTATGTTATTGCTATCGAATCACTCTTGAATGCTTTACATATTACAtcaattttcatgaaaaaggaagaaaattgtgTTTATTTGAATGACAGAGATATGGAGTTAATATTAGAGACTCTAGGAGTTGTAGTCAAAAGGATTTCATGTATTTTTGTATTCTTGATCTAGATGAAAGTTTCACATGTTGTAtagatcaaaattaaattgtttgacCTGGCAGGTTTTGGTTGGGGAGTCAATTGTGAAACAAAGTGACCCAGGGAGGGGAATCGCCGGACTTTTTGGCAAAGACATTTCGTTATGAGCTTATGGTAGATGCTTATATTCTTTCAAGTTTTGGGAATGGAGATGGCTCATACACCCTCCAATCTCATTTCTGCCTGCATATTAACTTAATCCGGCCtcccttttattttcttgtttgaattttgttgtGAATAATAACATATTGTATTTGTACATGATGACCTGAATgccattttctttaaatttttgtattaaaaagtGTAACCCAG
This sequence is a window from Mangifera indica cultivar Alphonso chromosome 5, CATAS_Mindica_2.1, whole genome shotgun sequence. Protein-coding genes within it:
- the LOC123216658 gene encoding indole-3-glycerol phosphate synthase, chloroplastic-like is translated as MEGFVSLRTPTPPLYFPSLNPSPTHFFFRRSFSPSNAVLFSPIRAQLSEKKDGSTTISAVKEDAETALKVKDWEVRMFQNEVAAIQGIRIRRRPPTGPPLHYVGPFEFRIQNEGNTPRNILEEIVWHKDAEVSQLKERKPLAMLKKALDNAPPARDFIGALRAAHERTGLPGLIAEVKKASPSRGILREDFDPVEIARAYERGGAACLSVLTDEKYFKGSFENLEAIRSAGVKCPLLCKEFIIDAWQIYYARCKGADAILLIAAVLPDLDIKYMTKICKMLGLAALVEVHDEKEMDRVLGIEGIELIGINNRNLETFEVDISNTKKLLEGERGQKIHQKDIIVVGESALFTPDDIAFVQEAGAKAVLVGESIVKQSDPGRGIAGLFGKDISL